One Virgibacillus proomii DNA window includes the following coding sequences:
- a CDS encoding lysozyme family protein, protein MKTLRVFMFWWDFIRDKVQKLFSKVCQKNGIEKHVDVVITMGMQESGVRYLNVMQNSESLDLRNALTDPEKSIEQGVKYFSQF, encoded by the coding sequence ATGAAGACCTTACGGGTGTTTATGTTTTGGTGGGATTTTATTAGGGACAAGGTACAAAAGCTATTTTCAAAAGTATGCCAAAAAAATGGCATAGAAAAGCATGTAGATGTAGTAATAACAATGGGTATGCAGGAATCGGGCGTTAGATATTTGAATGTTATGCAAAACTCTGAATCTCTTGACTTACGAAATGCTTTAACTGATCCAGAAAAATCCATTGAACAAGGTGTTAAATACTTTTCACAGTTTTAG
- a CDS encoding glycerol dehydrogenase, translated as MSDTIFISPSKYIQGKGALKSIGKHAKTIGKKPLVLSDDIVWNLTKEMIEASMKDENVDYHYVPFNGEASLTEIERVVKEGKEHGVDTVIGVGGGKTLDTAKAIADGLDVSVIIVPTTASTDAPTSALSVIYSDEGVFESYKFYNKNPDLVLVDTAVVAKAPARLFASGIADAMATWVEVRATLKSDGVTMAGGKPSIAAKAIAQECEKTLFAYGEAAYQAVKKGLVTKHVEAVVEANTLLSGLGFESGGLAGAHAIHNGFTVLEGDIHHLTHGEKVAYGTLVQLVLELHPKAELQKYIDFYRKLGLPTTLEEMHLDTASYEDLLRVGEAATQEGETMGNLSNDITADDVASAILAVDQLSN; from the coding sequence ATGTCAGACACCATTTTTATTTCACCGAGTAAATATATCCAGGGAAAAGGTGCTTTAAAAAGTATTGGTAAGCATGCAAAAACTATTGGAAAGAAGCCATTGGTTCTGTCTGATGATATTGTTTGGAATCTTACGAAAGAAATGATTGAGGCAAGTATGAAGGACGAAAATGTTGATTATCATTATGTTCCTTTTAACGGTGAGGCCTCCTTAACAGAAATTGAACGGGTAGTAAAAGAAGGAAAAGAACATGGAGTTGATACGGTAATTGGTGTAGGAGGAGGTAAAACGCTTGATACTGCAAAGGCGATTGCCGACGGGTTAGATGTAAGCGTTATTATCGTTCCAACTACCGCTTCTACTGATGCGCCAACCAGTGCGTTATCCGTTATTTACAGTGATGAAGGTGTGTTCGAATCCTATAAGTTTTATAATAAAAACCCTGACTTAGTATTAGTTGATACAGCGGTTGTAGCAAAAGCACCAGCCCGATTATTCGCCTCTGGTATTGCAGATGCAATGGCAACATGGGTTGAAGTTAGAGCTACCTTAAAAAGCGATGGAGTTACAATGGCTGGAGGAAAGCCAAGTATTGCGGCAAAAGCCATTGCTCAAGAATGTGAAAAAACATTATTTGCTTATGGAGAAGCAGCTTATCAAGCAGTAAAAAAAGGATTAGTAACAAAGCATGTAGAAGCTGTTGTTGAAGCCAATACATTGCTTTCAGGGCTAGGTTTTGAAAGTGGTGGACTAGCAGGTGCACATGCTATTCATAATGGTTTTACTGTGTTAGAAGGTGACATTCATCATTTGACACATGGAGAAAAGGTGGCTTATGGAACATTAGTTCAACTAGTCTTAGAATTGCATCCTAAAGCTGAACTGCAAAAATACATTGATTTTTATCGCAAACTTGGTTTACCGACTACTTTAGAAGAAATGCATCTTGATACTGCTTCCTATGAAGATTTATTGAGAGTAGGCGAGGCTGCAACACAAGAAGGAGAGACGATGGGTAATCTATCTAACGACATAACTGCAGATGATGTAGCTTCTGCTATCCTGGCTGTCGATCAATTAAGCAATTAA
- a CDS encoding DNA-binding protein has translation MTGILTTTILSFILYFVIAGFFIVQNKKYRMTTVKAVGLIFINLFIIGVIIIYMVMPPITIPNITIANLITGAVGMIGLYTITKSKPFTKSTKHFDTITGAIILLAIITIPGFIILGVFTLDNTHHSITINEVEEAKPLDKESTPVVVSPEFARNKVQKAMSVVPNTQFYDLGKLQVQKIKDDIVFVAPVEFTGFWKYFRGKETEGYFTISATDINAQPEFVESKMKYTNSSYLNHNVSRTIYNAYPGYIQSGEAQIEVDDNGKPWYVQTLYRPIGLTNKPDFNKLNVAVVDPVTSVVKLYKANKAPEFIEGSISSEMASDENEYFGKYVHGWLNSYFGKKDVKIPNESGTESSVTPIFNENGDMYYFTDMSSPKENIDSALGYTLIHARTGELTYYNGKQNNGIMDSKGAKEIVNKEFPEKKWTGSMPVLYNIDGNPTWVVNVLDPNGLFKHYAFIKAADSDFVVFGDTASEALESYRLTMAQDPSNVESTDEGSLEKRSGKVERVLVTTQDKKQIIQFLLQDDETIYTVNSGKAPRAIFLQPGDKVELKATIRDNQTAIVETITIEGLTNKE, from the coding sequence ATGACAGGAATTTTAACAACAACTATTCTCTCATTTATTCTGTATTTTGTGATTGCCGGATTTTTTATTGTTCAAAACAAAAAATATCGGATGACTACGGTAAAAGCAGTTGGTCTAATATTTATTAATCTCTTTATTATTGGCGTTATTATTATATATATGGTTATGCCTCCCATTACAATACCAAATATAACGATTGCTAATCTTATTACTGGTGCTGTAGGAATGATCGGTTTATATACAATTACGAAAAGTAAACCATTTACGAAATCGACGAAACATTTCGATACGATTACCGGTGCAATTATTTTATTGGCAATTATTACGATTCCTGGATTTATTATTTTAGGTGTGTTCACATTAGATAATACGCATCATTCTATTACAATCAACGAAGTGGAAGAAGCAAAACCTTTAGATAAAGAATCTACACCAGTAGTCGTATCTCCTGAATTCGCCCGAAATAAAGTACAAAAAGCAATGAGTGTTGTACCTAACACGCAATTTTATGATTTAGGAAAATTGCAAGTACAAAAAATAAAAGATGATATCGTTTTTGTTGCCCCCGTAGAATTTACAGGGTTTTGGAAATACTTCCGCGGAAAAGAAACAGAAGGTTATTTTACTATTTCTGCAACAGATATAAACGCCCAGCCGGAGTTTGTAGAAAGCAAAATGAAATACACGAACTCCAGCTATCTTAATCATAATGTATCACGAACAATTTATAATGCCTACCCTGGTTATATTCAAAGTGGGGAAGCCCAAATCGAAGTGGATGATAATGGAAAGCCATGGTATGTTCAAACCCTATATCGGCCAATCGGATTAACGAATAAACCAGATTTCAACAAGCTGAATGTCGCTGTCGTAGATCCAGTTACAAGTGTTGTCAAGCTTTACAAAGCTAATAAGGCCCCAGAATTTATTGAAGGATCCATTAGTTCTGAAATGGCTTCTGATGAAAATGAGTATTTTGGTAAGTATGTACATGGTTGGTTAAATTCATATTTTGGTAAAAAAGATGTTAAAATACCGAATGAGTCAGGAACGGAATCGAGTGTGACCCCTATTTTTAATGAAAATGGAGACATGTATTATTTTACCGATATGTCCTCTCCTAAAGAGAATATCGATTCTGCACTTGGATATACATTAATTCATGCTCGCACCGGTGAACTAACTTATTATAACGGCAAGCAAAACAACGGAATTATGGATAGTAAAGGTGCTAAAGAAATTGTAAATAAAGAGTTTCCGGAAAAGAAATGGACTGGAAGCATGCCTGTCTTATATAACATCGATGGAAACCCTACTTGGGTAGTTAATGTCCTTGATCCTAACGGTTTATTTAAACATTACGCCTTTATTAAAGCTGCTGACTCAGACTTTGTTGTTTTTGGCGATACAGCTAGCGAAGCCCTTGAATCATACCGCTTAACAATGGCACAGGATCCAAGTAATGTAGAATCTACCGATGAAGGATCACTTGAAAAGCGCAGTGGTAAGGTAGAACGTGTACTTGTTACAACACAGGATAAAAAACAAATCATCCAATTTTTACTTCAAGATGATGAAACCATTTATACTGTTAACTCAGGTAAAGCTCCACGCGCAATCTTCTTACAACCTGGAGACAAAGTTGAATTAAAAGCAACTATTCGTGACAACCAGACCGCAATTGTCGAGACCATTACCATTGAAGGGTTAACAAATAAAGAATGA
- the ribE gene encoding riboflavin synthase — protein sequence MFTGIIEEKGKILSLQRVSKEAIILKIKSHKIVEDVHVGDSIAVNGTCLTVTSLDKRSFSVEVMPETMKATSLQFAQVSSNVNLERAMAANARFGGHFVSGHVDGLGKIIRRQYEQNAIYFDIEFPVELMKYLVKKGSIAVDGVSLTIFNIRDHVFTISLIPHTAMATILGEKKQGDKVNIECDMLMKHMEKLLMSTVGNEPITRKLLLDKGFS from the coding sequence ATGTTTACTGGAATTATTGAAGAAAAAGGAAAAATATTGTCACTACAACGAGTTTCTAAAGAAGCAATCATATTGAAGATTAAGTCACACAAGATAGTAGAGGATGTTCATGTTGGTGATAGTATAGCTGTAAATGGCACATGTTTAACGGTTACGTCATTGGATAAGCGTAGTTTTTCCGTGGAGGTTATGCCGGAGACAATGAAGGCGACCTCGTTACAATTTGCTCAAGTCAGTTCGAATGTTAATTTGGAACGGGCTATGGCTGCAAATGCTAGATTTGGTGGACACTTTGTCTCTGGTCATGTAGATGGTTTAGGGAAAATTATACGTAGGCAATATGAACAAAATGCTATCTATTTTGATATTGAATTTCCTGTTGAACTAATGAAATATCTCGTAAAGAAGGGCTCCATTGCAGTTGATGGAGTTAGTCTAACTATATTTAACATCAGAGATCATGTATTTACGATTTCGTTGATTCCCCATACAGCAATGGCAACGATATTGGGAGAAAAGAAACAAGGAGATAAAGTTAATATAGAATGCGATATGCTCATGAAGCATATGGAAAAACTGCTTATGAGTACGGTTGGCAACGAACCTATTACAAGGAAACTTTTATTGGATAAAGGGTTCAGCTAA
- a CDS encoding YolD-like family protein encodes MIALPKPQKGKKKSSSNKSNLTEETMIEISEKLGEALEFKNEMTITTYNRGKYEKFTGVIQSANPETKMITFDIGNFQYHKISANIIVDVEKEKVFYAFSFSW; translated from the coding sequence ATGATTGCTTTACCAAAACCGCAAAAAGGCAAGAAAAAATCATCAAGCAATAAATCTAATTTAACGGAGGAAACAATGATAGAAATATCGGAGAAATTAGGAGAAGCATTAGAATTTAAAAATGAGATGACAATCACTACATATAACAGAGGGAAATACGAGAAGTTTACAGGAGTTATTCAAAGTGCTAATCCCGAAACAAAAATGATTACGTTTGATATTGGTAATTTTCAGTATCATAAAATAAGTGCTAATATAATTGTGGATGTAGAAAAAGAGAAGGTTTTTTATGCCTTCTCTTTTTCGTGGTAA
- a CDS encoding globin-coupled sensor protein — protein MIFKKNKHVLFVDEIQEQEMNTVQLEVEKGSEAAKQIQMIGLTRFDLAVMKWLKPYVVEKLDAIVDRFYKNLEKEPTLINIINQSSSIERLKRTLKRHIGEMFNGAINQEYFDKRTQIAKIHVKIGLETKWYMSAFQDILLSLIDIIEANMERKEECLIAIRAVSRLLNLEQQLVLEAYDRNTEKIKQQAELQKQQTRKKVAESSENLAAISEQTNAAFQQLQSQSEEIITITNNGTNLSEVAYKRADEGKQQLNKLNTNISTIYGSVNHLSNELLQLINISKQMQSIVNIVNEVAEQTNLLSLNASIEAARAGEHGLGFAVVAEEVRKLSKQTKNSVTNVSTLIGNMGTQVEKLTDSLQKVGDDIKNGNSGLKETEDYFYQIMKTMGETKNQNSKIENEIVSFMEIIAELSRAVEEVASSADDLSEITHEMN, from the coding sequence TTGATTTTTAAGAAAAACAAGCATGTATTATTTGTGGATGAAATTCAAGAACAAGAAATGAATACAGTTCAATTAGAAGTGGAAAAAGGAAGCGAGGCAGCTAAGCAAATTCAGATGATTGGGCTTACGAGATTTGACTTGGCAGTTATGAAGTGGCTAAAGCCATATGTTGTAGAAAAATTGGATGCAATTGTTGATCGCTTTTACAAAAATTTAGAAAAAGAACCGACACTGATTAACATTATAAATCAATCTAGTTCGATTGAACGACTAAAACGGACATTAAAACGGCATATTGGTGAGATGTTTAATGGGGCTATCAACCAGGAATATTTTGATAAGCGAACACAAATAGCTAAAATTCATGTAAAGATTGGACTTGAAACAAAATGGTATATGAGTGCTTTTCAAGACATTTTACTGTCTTTGATCGATATTATCGAAGCAAATATGGAGCGAAAAGAGGAATGTCTCATAGCGATACGTGCAGTATCGAGATTATTAAATTTAGAGCAGCAATTAGTACTCGAAGCATATGATCGAAATACCGAAAAAATAAAACAACAGGCAGAATTACAGAAACAGCAAACACGAAAAAAAGTAGCGGAGTCATCGGAAAATCTCGCTGCCATTTCTGAACAAACAAATGCTGCATTTCAGCAACTTCAATCGCAATCGGAAGAAATTATTACAATTACCAATAATGGAACAAATTTATCGGAGGTTGCTTATAAAAGAGCAGATGAAGGAAAGCAACAACTAAATAAATTAAATACTAATATTTCAACGATTTATGGTTCCGTTAATCACTTATCAAATGAACTGCTTCAGCTCATCAATATATCTAAGCAAATGCAATCCATTGTAAATATAGTGAACGAAGTAGCAGAGCAGACAAATTTACTTTCACTCAATGCCTCGATAGAAGCAGCAAGAGCGGGTGAACATGGGCTTGGTTTTGCGGTAGTGGCTGAGGAGGTTCGCAAGCTATCTAAGCAAACAAAAAACTCCGTAACCAATGTATCTACATTAATTGGGAATATGGGGACACAAGTAGAAAAATTAACAGATTCATTACAAAAGGTAGGGGATGACATAAAGAACGGTAATTCTGGTTTAAAAGAAACGGAGGATTATTTCTACCAAATTATGAAGACGATGGGTGAAACTAAAAATCAAAATAGCAAAATTGAAAATGAAATCGTTTCATTTATGGAAATAATTGCCGAGTTAAGTAGAGCAGTTGAAGAAGTAGCTTCATCCGCTGATGACCTAAGTGAAATTACACATGAGATGAATTAA
- a CDS encoding carbonic anhydrase, with translation MDEMNLIKNNEDFIRKMQEEDPDFFRHLQQGQHPEFFVLACSDSRVSPSAISQMKLGNMFIHRNIANQVSNNDDSFSAGLYYALVHLKVSHIIIKGHTECGGIHAAWNGNNEEELQAWLTHIRNSLPDRKDNEEMSLDELSKINILKQVNNIKNHPIYKAYGKGIDVSGFLFHLDSGQLEKII, from the coding sequence ATGGATGAAATGAATTTAATTAAAAATAACGAAGATTTTATTCGTAAGATGCAAGAAGAAGATCCTGATTTTTTTCGCCATCTTCAACAAGGACAACATCCTGAATTTTTTGTATTAGCATGTAGTGATTCCCGTGTTAGCCCATCAGCTATTTCTCAGATGAAGCTGGGGAACATGTTTATTCATCGTAATATTGCTAATCAAGTTTCCAACAACGATGATAGTTTTTCAGCAGGTCTCTACTATGCTTTGGTTCATCTTAAAGTAAGTCACATTATTATTAAAGGTCATACAGAATGTGGTGGAATTCATGCTGCATGGAATGGTAATAATGAAGAAGAGTTACAAGCATGGCTCACTCATATTCGAAATAGTTTGCCGGATCGAAAGGATAATGAAGAAATGTCGCTGGATGAGCTTTCAAAAATAAATATCCTGAAGCAAGTGAATAATATTAAAAATCATCCGATCTATAAAGCTTATGGCAAGGGTATTGATGTAAGTGGATTTCTCTTTCATTTAGATAGTGGACAGCTGGAAAAAATTATCTAA
- the ribH gene encoding 6,7-dimethyl-8-ribityllumazine synthase, with protein MSQVLQGNLVGTDLRIGIVVARFNEFITKKLLEGAEDTLIRHGVANEAITVAWVPGAYEIPLIAKNMAIQKEYDAIIALGTVIRGATPHFDYVCNEAAKGVSQVALQANKPVIFGILTTETIEQAIERAGTKAGNKGAEAATAAIEMANLLRNI; from the coding sequence ATGAGTCAAGTATTACAAGGTAATTTAGTAGGAACTGATTTACGGATTGGAATTGTTGTAGCTAGATTCAATGAATTTATCACGAAAAAACTGTTGGAAGGGGCTGAGGATACATTAATTAGGCATGGAGTAGCAAATGAAGCTATAACGGTTGCTTGGGTTCCCGGTGCATATGAGATACCATTAATTGCCAAAAACATGGCGATACAAAAGGAGTATGATGCGATTATTGCATTAGGAACCGTTATTCGAGGAGCAACGCCTCACTTTGATTATGTTTGTAATGAAGCAGCAAAGGGTGTATCTCAAGTAGCTTTACAAGCGAATAAACCAGTGATTTTTGGAATATTAACAACAGAAACAATTGAACAAGCAATTGAACGTGCAGGAACAAAAGCTGGAAATAAAGGAGCTGAGGCAGCAACTGCGGCCATAGAGATGGCTAATTTGCTTCGTAACATATAA
- a CDS encoding ABC-F family ATP-binding cassette domain-containing protein, whose protein sequence is MLTIENITKTYGDKTLFHSISLHIAGRERIGLIGVNGTGKSTLLKIIAGIEPADEGKMEHPKDYQIEYLAQDPDLDSSLTVMEQLYYGDSPMMQVMRAYERALLRLQLDATNEKAQTDLLNIQQKMDELDAWEANTNAKTILTKLGITNFNKQIALLSGGQKKRVALAKALVQPADLLILDEPTNHLDHESIEWLEKYLEMYRGSLLLVTHDRYFLNRVTNRIIELHDGNLYTYEGNYEVFLEKKAEREQLQRNYEIKHQNALRRELAWLKRGARARSTKQKARIERVHNMQEQTFQIKQETIHVPVGFTRLGKKVIELKEVSKSFGEKKILANMNQLLIPGDRLGIVGPNGAGKTTLLHMIAGRISPDQGEVIIGDTVKIGYYTQGDEELDGDLRVIDYIKKVAEVIHTKDGSVITAEQMLEHFLFSRKQQWTYIHRLSGGEKRRLYLLKILMKEPNVLLLDEPTNDLDTQTLSVLEEYLDEFPGVVVCVSHDRYFLDRVVDRLLVFTSNDSVTSYHGNYTDFLKQQIQTNDQAAKQPSKEPEKPILNKQKKKMSYLDKKEWDEIEDDITALEEKLAAIQEEIINAGSDSEKVQQLYQEQQEIEKTLNEKIDRWEELSLLAEE, encoded by the coding sequence ATGCTGACAATAGAAAATATAACGAAGACATATGGTGATAAAACACTTTTTCATTCTATCTCTTTACATATAGCTGGACGAGAACGGATTGGACTAATTGGAGTAAATGGTACTGGAAAATCGACGCTTCTAAAAATCATTGCCGGAATAGAACCTGCTGATGAAGGGAAAATGGAGCATCCTAAAGATTATCAAATTGAATATTTAGCTCAAGATCCTGATTTGGACTCAAGTCTGACAGTGATGGAGCAATTATATTATGGTGATTCACCGATGATGCAAGTGATGCGTGCATATGAACGAGCTTTATTACGATTACAACTGGATGCAACCAACGAAAAAGCGCAAACAGACTTATTGAATATCCAGCAAAAGATGGATGAACTCGATGCTTGGGAAGCAAATACAAACGCAAAAACAATTCTAACTAAGTTGGGAATTACCAATTTTAATAAACAGATTGCACTGCTTTCTGGAGGACAAAAGAAGCGAGTAGCTCTTGCTAAGGCTTTAGTCCAGCCGGCGGACTTACTAATATTAGATGAGCCAACTAACCATTTGGATCATGAATCCATTGAATGGCTGGAGAAATACTTAGAGATGTATCGGGGGTCGTTATTACTTGTTACCCATGATCGTTATTTTTTAAATCGTGTAACAAATCGGATCATCGAATTGCATGATGGTAATCTTTATACGTATGAAGGAAATTATGAAGTGTTTTTAGAGAAAAAAGCAGAACGTGAACAATTACAAAGAAACTATGAAATAAAACATCAAAATGCATTACGCCGAGAGCTTGCTTGGCTAAAACGTGGAGCAAGGGCTCGTTCTACGAAGCAAAAGGCCAGGATTGAACGTGTACATAACATGCAAGAGCAGACTTTTCAAATAAAGCAAGAAACGATTCATGTACCTGTAGGTTTTACGCGATTAGGGAAAAAAGTAATTGAATTAAAAGAAGTGAGTAAATCATTTGGAGAAAAGAAAATCTTAGCCAACATGAATCAATTGCTGATTCCAGGTGATCGGCTGGGGATTGTAGGTCCAAACGGTGCAGGTAAAACTACTTTACTTCATATGATAGCTGGGCGCATATCGCCGGATCAAGGCGAGGTAATTATTGGTGATACGGTCAAAATTGGCTACTATACACAAGGTGATGAGGAGCTGGACGGAGACTTACGTGTCATTGATTACATTAAAAAAGTGGCTGAGGTGATTCATACAAAGGACGGTTCGGTAATCACCGCAGAGCAAATGCTGGAACACTTTCTGTTTTCACGAAAACAACAATGGACGTATATCCATAGATTGTCCGGCGGAGAAAAACGTCGCTTGTATTTATTGAAAATATTGATGAAAGAGCCGAATGTGCTGTTGCTTGATGAACCTACCAATGATTTAGATACTCAAACATTAAGTGTATTAGAAGAATATTTAGATGAATTTCCTGGGGTAGTAGTTTGCGTATCCCATGATCGTTATTTTCTTGATCGGGTTGTGGATCGTTTGCTTGTATTTACCAGTAACGATTCAGTTACTTCGTATCACGGCAACTATACAGATTTTTTAAAACAACAAATACAAACAAATGATCAAGCCGCAAAACAGCCAAGTAAAGAGCCGGAAAAACCTATTCTAAACAAGCAAAAGAAAAAAATGTCCTATTTAGATAAGAAAGAATGGGATGAAATAGAAGATGATATCACTGCTTTAGAAGAAAAGCTAGCAGCTATTCAAGAAGAAATTATTAATGCCGGAAGTGACTCTGAAAAAGTACAGCAATTGTATCAAGAACAGCAAGAAATAGAGAAAACATTAAATGAAAAGATAGACAGATGGGAAGAACTTTCTTTACTTGCAGAGGAATAA
- a CDS encoding MBL fold metallo-hydrolase, giving the protein MSLMARKPKEIAKKVINKEELFILDVRNENEFADWKIEGKNIIYMNIPYFDLIDGVDHILDNLPSDKEILVVCAKEGSSVMVAEMLAEEGLYVSYLKGGMKAWSEYMEPVKVGDLTGGGELYQFVRLGKGCLSYMVISNGEAAIIDPTRMTDVFIEFAKEAGVTITHVLDTHLHADHISGGRAIANETGATYWLPPKDAGEVVFDYQPLEDGEEVKIGNTTITIHALYSPGHTIGSTSFVVDKKYLMTGDILFIDSIGRPDLAGLAEDWVGDLRETLYQRYRELSDELIVLPAHYMIIEELNDDGSIQEKLGTLFAENHGLNIDSEDEFRKIVTENLPPQPNAYQEIRQTNMGKINPDEEKQREMEIGPNRCAVR; this is encoded by the coding sequence ATGTCTTTAATGGCAAGAAAACCAAAAGAAATTGCAAAAAAGGTAATTAATAAAGAAGAGTTATTTATTCTGGATGTTCGAAATGAAAATGAATTTGCGGATTGGAAAATTGAAGGAAAAAACATCATATATATGAATATTCCTTACTTTGATCTAATAGACGGGGTGGACCATATTTTGGATAACCTCCCTTCTGATAAGGAAATCTTAGTTGTCTGTGCAAAAGAAGGATCTTCTGTAATGGTTGCGGAGATGTTAGCTGAAGAAGGGTTGTATGTTTCCTATCTAAAAGGTGGAATGAAAGCATGGAGTGAATATATGGAGCCTGTTAAAGTTGGTGATTTAACTGGTGGTGGTGAGCTGTATCAATTCGTTCGCCTAGGTAAAGGATGTCTTTCGTATATGGTTATTTCTAATGGGGAAGCAGCAATTATTGACCCTACACGAATGACAGATGTTTTTATTGAGTTTGCTAAAGAAGCTGGAGTTACTATTACACATGTACTCGATACACATTTACATGCAGATCATATTTCCGGCGGAAGAGCAATTGCTAATGAAACAGGGGCAACCTATTGGCTACCACCAAAAGATGCTGGGGAGGTAGTATTTGACTATCAACCATTAGAAGATGGTGAAGAAGTCAAAATTGGTAATACAACAATTACTATTCATGCACTATACAGCCCCGGACATACCATTGGATCCACTTCATTTGTGGTAGATAAGAAGTATTTGATGACGGGGGATATTTTATTCATCGATTCAATTGGCAGACCTGATCTTGCTGGATTAGCAGAGGATTGGGTAGGAGATTTAAGAGAAACGCTATACCAACGCTATCGAGAATTATCAGATGAATTAATCGTGTTGCCAGCTCATTATATGATTATTGAAGAATTAAATGATGATGGGTCTATTCAAGAAAAACTAGGAACTTTATTTGCTGAAAACCATGGTTTAAATATTGATAGTGAAGACGAGTTTAGAAAAATTGTTACAGAAAACTTGCCACCTCAGCCAAATGCTTATCAAGAAATTCGTCAAACAAACATGGGTAAAATTAATCCAGATGAAGAAAAACAACGTGAAATGGAGATAGGTCCAAATCGTTGTGCTGTACGGTAA
- a CDS encoding C45 family autoproteolytic acyltransferase/hydolase has protein sequence MKQVYSEVFQYRGRHYDFGYKQGQDLKHSYILDNRKKLWKIRRPRFTIKEEEVREAIMPIAPGIWDELCGLMDALEWEMDDVLQEFGGYRLEYKKSGCSIFATSDYIIRNYDYHPKTYEGRYVVYEPTDQGYATIAPSQRITGRMDGMNEHGLAIGYNFIHRRKPKDGFVCNMIARIVLENCKNVEEAIALLREIPHRHSFSYVLLDKNGGTFIVEASPRAVKVRQDQICTNHFEQLTTENRHHLQDSYRRQQAMERERPEVKNAYQAFKLMNDPEKEVFSTKYKQWAGTIHTSGYFPKQLKAWFALGGNREPVIFDFNSWLKGKDFSVKRIIGNIDTELPFVHMEKM, from the coding sequence ATGAAACAAGTGTATAGTGAGGTATTCCAATACCGGGGAAGACATTATGATTTTGGATATAAACAAGGACAAGATTTAAAGCACTCCTATATTTTGGATAACCGGAAAAAACTGTGGAAAATCAGGCGACCACGATTTACGATCAAGGAAGAAGAAGTTAGAGAAGCTATTATGCCAATTGCTCCTGGAATTTGGGATGAGCTTTGTGGCTTAATGGATGCACTAGAGTGGGAAATGGATGATGTTTTACAGGAGTTTGGCGGGTATCGTTTAGAATATAAGAAAAGTGGTTGTTCTATTTTTGCAACGTCGGATTATATAATTCGTAATTACGATTATCATCCAAAGACGTATGAAGGTCGCTATGTCGTGTATGAACCTACTGATCAGGGATATGCGACCATCGCTCCTTCCCAACGTATTACTGGAAGAATGGATGGAATGAATGAACATGGATTAGCTATAGGGTACAATTTTATCCATCGACGAAAACCTAAAGATGGGTTTGTTTGTAATATGATTGCAAGAATCGTGCTAGAAAACTGTAAAAATGTCGAGGAAGCAATAGCATTATTACGAGAAATTCCCCATCGCCATTCATTCAGCTACGTTTTATTGGATAAAAATGGGGGAACATTTATTGTAGAAGCTTCTCCTCGTGCGGTAAAAGTTCGACAAGATCAAATTTGTACCAATCACTTTGAACAGTTAACAACAGAAAACCGCCATCACTTACAAGATTCATATCGCCGGCAACAAGCGATGGAAAGAGAACGACCGGAGGTGAAAAATGCCTATCAAGCATTTAAACTAATGAATGATCCTGAGAAAGAGGTATTTTCTACGAAGTATAAACAGTGGGCAGGTACGATTCATACATCTGGTTATTTTCCTAAACAGCTTAAAGCTTGGTTTGCTCTGGGAGGGAATAGGGAGCCGGTAATATTTGATTTTAATAGTTGGCTGAAAGGCAAGGATTTTTCAGTAAAACGTATAATAGGAAATATTGATACTGAATTACCTTTTGTTCATATGGAGAAAATGTAG